The following are from one region of the Pseudazoarcus pumilus genome:
- the rplA gene encoding 50S ribosomal protein L1, producing the protein MAKLSKRVQALRAKVDRNRVYPVSEALGLIKDCATAKFDESIDISINLGVDARKSDQIVRGSVVLPAGTGKSVRVAVFAQGDKAEAAKAAGADVVGFDDLAAQVKSGTIDFDLCIATPDAMRVVGALGQILGPRGLMPNPKVGTVTMDVETAVKNAKAGQVQYRTDKAGIIHATVGRASFPVEALQQNVGALVEALVKAKPAASKGVYLRRIAVSSTMGAGVKVDPASVAA; encoded by the coding sequence ATGGCGAAGCTTTCCAAACGTGTCCAGGCGCTGCGCGCCAAAGTCGACCGCAACCGTGTCTATCCGGTGAGCGAGGCGTTGGGCCTGATCAAGGACTGCGCGACCGCGAAGTTCGACGAGTCGATCGACATCTCGATCAACCTCGGCGTCGACGCGCGCAAGTCGGACCAGATCGTGCGTGGTTCGGTCGTGCTGCCTGCCGGTACCGGCAAGAGCGTGCGCGTGGCCGTGTTCGCCCAGGGTGACAAGGCCGAGGCCGCCAAAGCCGCCGGTGCGGACGTCGTCGGTTTCGACGACCTCGCCGCCCAGGTCAAGTCGGGCACCATCGATTTCGACCTGTGCATCGCCACGCCCGACGCCATGCGTGTGGTGGGCGCGCTGGGCCAGATCCTGGGTCCGCGCGGCCTGATGCCGAACCCGAAGGTCGGTACCGTCACCATGGATGTGGAGACGGCGGTGAAGAACGCCAAGGCGGGTCAGGTGCAGTACCGCACCGACAAGGCCGGCATCATTCATGCGACCGTCGGTCGTGCGTCGTTCCCGGTCGAGGCGCTGCAGCAGAACGTCGGTGCGCTGGTCGAGGCGCTGGTCAAGGCCAAGCCGGCTGCCTCCAAGGGTGTGTATCTGCGCCGCATCGCGGTGTCTAGCACCATGGGCGCGGGCGTCAAGGTCGACCCGGCGTCGGTTGCTGCATGA
- a CDS encoding PhaM family polyhydroxyalkanoate granule multifunctional regulatory protein, with protein sequence MSDTPKDQDPIEMLKRMWSGAGVPLPGMVAPTLDIDELDKRIGDLRTVEHWLKMNLNMLQATVQGLEVQRSRLAALKAMATQTSASAGGAGTAQDNPFVAAMWPWNMMQPPPADSDKSAKPPDKTPAARKPRARK encoded by the coding sequence ATGAGCGACACCCCCAAGGATCAGGATCCGATCGAGATGCTCAAGCGCATGTGGTCGGGCGCCGGCGTTCCGCTGCCGGGCATGGTCGCGCCGACGCTGGACATCGACGAACTGGACAAGCGCATCGGAGATCTGCGCACGGTTGAGCACTGGCTCAAGATGAACCTCAACATGCTGCAGGCGACCGTCCAGGGCCTCGAAGTGCAGCGCTCCAGGCTGGCCGCGCTCAAGGCCATGGCAACGCAGACATCTGCGTCGGCGGGGGGCGCCGGCACAGCCCAGGACAACCCCTTCGTCGCAGCGATGTGGCCGTGGAACATGATGCAGCCACCACCCGCCGATTCCGACAAGAGCGCAAAGCCTCCGGACAAGACGCCGGCAGCGCGCAAGCCTCGCGCCCGCAAATAA
- a CDS encoding hybrid sensor histidine kinase/response regulator has product MKNWGVRARVLLVAVLPMLVVALLLTAFYTSSRIDDVEQAHAARGKAYARQLVAASEYAVFSGNHDALQKLTEASLAEEGMAGVIIIDLFGETLARSGQLDEDIALARELLAESDYVSSKRTLRVIEPIYAGQASLGTELNDEAFRSGSKVLTPTLGNVVVDLSRSALDAQRRDLLRTGMLTVLAALVGTLLLATSMSRGVSGPIRRVADAVSRIGKGQFDQRVPIVGGGSLRMLAEGVNEMAEELAGMHAQMRGRISEATAELRERKEEAERANMAKSRFLAAASHDLRQPMHALGLFISELSQCRLDAPSRHLLGQITASAEAMEDLLDSLLDISRLDAGVLQASVRAFPLQPVLERIAATQRAAASDARVTLRIRHTDAWGVSDPVLFERILGNLVSNAVRYSPAGKVLVACRRRGDTWRIEVRDNGIGIPQHAQENIFQEFVQLQNPERSRDKGLGLGLAIVRRLTAMLDHPLELRSTPGRGSAFAVTIPAGRREDVVDAPAPEREPGDLGGLRVALVEDDPLVLSAMHSLLTSWGCDMVAAPDLELLVDRLNARGGAPNAIISDHRLARGASGAEVIREVRRRYGEDLPAALITGDTGPDALALAEREGLPVLHKPVRPARLRALLNRIAANVD; this is encoded by the coding sequence ATGAAGAACTGGGGCGTGCGTGCGCGCGTGTTGCTGGTGGCGGTGTTGCCGATGCTCGTCGTGGCCTTGCTGCTCACCGCCTTTTACACCAGTTCGCGCATCGACGACGTCGAGCAGGCGCACGCCGCGCGCGGCAAGGCCTATGCCCGTCAGCTCGTCGCGGCGAGCGAATACGCCGTGTTCTCCGGCAACCACGACGCCCTGCAGAAGCTCACCGAAGCGAGCCTCGCCGAAGAAGGCATGGCCGGCGTGATCATCATCGACCTGTTCGGTGAGACGCTCGCGCGCAGCGGACAGCTGGACGAGGACATTGCGCTGGCGCGCGAGCTGCTCGCCGAATCCGACTACGTCAGCAGCAAGCGCACGCTGCGCGTGATCGAACCCATCTACGCCGGCCAGGCCTCTCTCGGCACCGAGCTCAACGACGAGGCCTTTCGCTCGGGCTCCAAGGTACTCACACCGACGCTCGGCAACGTCGTCGTGGACCTGAGTCGCAGCGCGCTCGACGCGCAGCGTCGCGACCTGCTGCGCACCGGCATGCTCACCGTGCTGGCCGCGCTGGTCGGCACCCTGCTGTTGGCCACCTCGATGAGTCGCGGCGTATCCGGCCCGATCCGGCGCGTGGCCGATGCCGTCTCGCGCATCGGCAAGGGACAGTTCGACCAGCGCGTACCCATCGTCGGCGGCGGCAGCCTGCGCATGCTCGCCGAGGGCGTCAACGAGATGGCCGAGGAACTGGCCGGCATGCACGCGCAGATGCGCGGTCGCATCAGCGAGGCGACCGCCGAACTGCGCGAACGCAAGGAAGAGGCCGAACGCGCCAACATGGCCAAGTCGCGCTTTCTGGCCGCCGCCAGTCACGACCTGCGCCAGCCCATGCATGCGCTCGGGCTGTTCATCTCCGAGCTGTCGCAATGCCGTCTGGACGCGCCCTCGCGCCACCTGCTCGGCCAGATCACCGCCTCGGCCGAGGCCATGGAGGATCTGCTCGACAGCCTGCTCGACATCTCGCGCCTCGACGCCGGCGTACTGCAGGCGAGTGTGCGCGCATTCCCGTTGCAGCCGGTGCTCGAACGCATTGCCGCGACCCAGCGCGCAGCCGCGTCGGACGCGCGCGTGACGCTGCGCATCCGCCACACCGACGCCTGGGGCGTGAGCGACCCGGTCCTGTTCGAACGCATCCTCGGCAATCTCGTCAGCAACGCCGTGCGCTATTCGCCCGCAGGCAAGGTGCTGGTGGCCTGCCGACGGCGCGGCGATACGTGGCGCATCGAGGTGCGCGACAACGGCATCGGCATCCCGCAGCATGCGCAGGAGAATATCTTCCAGGAGTTCGTCCAGCTGCAGAACCCGGAGCGTTCGCGCGACAAGGGTCTCGGCCTGGGTCTGGCCATCGTGCGGCGCCTGACCGCGATGCTCGACCATCCGCTCGAACTGCGCTCGACTCCGGGGCGCGGCTCGGCCTTCGCAGTCACGATCCCCGCAGGCCGGCGCGAGGACGTCGTCGATGCGCCCGCGCCCGAACGCGAACCGGGTGATCTGGGGGGGCTGCGCGTGGCCTTGGTCGAGGACGACCCGCTGGTGCTGAGCGCGATGCACAGCCTGCTCACCTCCTGGGGCTGCGACATGGTCGCCGCGCCGGACCTGGAACTGCTGGTCGATCGGCTCAACGCACGCGGAGGTGCGCCCAATGCGATCATCAGCGATCATCGTCTGGCGCGCGGCGCGAGCGGCGCCGAGGTGATCCGCGAAGTGCGACGCCGCTACGGCGAGGACCTGCCGGCGGCCCTGATCACCGGAGACACCGGCCCGGATGCACTCGCGCTGGCCGAACGCGAAGGCCTGCCGGTCCTGCACAAGCCGGTGCGTCCGGCACGATTACGCGCGCTGCTCAACCGCATCGCCGCCAACGTCGACTGA
- a CDS encoding AEC family transporter: MQSLLLLLPDFSLILLGVLLRRWLVADPGFWTGVEKLVYFVLFPALLFRALASVTIDLGTTLPLVASGITVMFLGFLMGFAGRALMGLSGIAFASRLQCAYRFNTYIAIAIAGKLHGADGLALMGALCGMMVPFANIMAVGMLARHGQGRVMRELVRNPLVIATLSGLAFNLAGGTLAVPAEAFLSRLGDAAVALGLLAVGGALRWGSAGGNVAGSVWIVTVKLALMPVVAWLLGRAVGLEGMAFDLLVLFAAMPSASSAYILAMRMGGDGAGVAWLISATTLLAVPTLTFWLTVL; encoded by the coding sequence ATGCAAAGCCTGCTGCTGCTGCTTCCGGACTTCTCGCTGATCCTGCTCGGGGTGCTGCTGCGCCGCTGGCTGGTGGCCGACCCGGGTTTCTGGACCGGGGTCGAGAAGCTCGTGTACTTCGTACTTTTCCCGGCCCTGCTGTTTCGCGCTCTGGCCTCGGTCACGATCGATCTGGGCACGACGCTGCCGCTGGTCGCCTCGGGCATCACGGTGATGTTCCTCGGCTTCCTGATGGGATTCGCGGGGCGTGCGCTGATGGGGCTGTCGGGCATCGCCTTCGCCTCGCGTCTGCAGTGCGCATACCGCTTCAACACCTATATCGCGATCGCCATCGCCGGCAAGCTGCACGGCGCCGACGGCCTGGCGCTGATGGGCGCGCTGTGCGGCATGATGGTGCCGTTCGCCAACATCATGGCGGTGGGCATGCTGGCGCGCCACGGCCAAGGCCGTGTGATGCGCGAGCTGGTGCGCAATCCGCTGGTGATCGCGACGCTCTCGGGGCTGGCCTTCAATCTTGCCGGCGGCACGCTGGCGGTGCCGGCCGAGGCCTTCCTGTCCCGCCTGGGCGACGCGGCCGTGGCGCTCGGTCTGCTGGCCGTGGGTGGTGCGCTGCGCTGGGGCTCGGCGGGCGGCAATGTGGCCGGCTCGGTTTGGATCGTCACCGTCAAGCTGGCGCTGATGCCGGTGGTCGCATGGCTGCTCGGTCGTGCGGTGGGGCTCGAGGGCATGGCCTTCGACCTGCTGGTCCTGTTCGCGGCGATGCCCTCGGCCAGTTCGGCCTACATCCTGGCCATGCGCATGGGCGGCGACGGCGCTGGCGTGGCCTGGCTGATCTCGGCCACCACGCTGCTCGCCGTGCCTACGCTGACCTTCTGGCTGACTGTTCTGTAG
- the secE gene encoding preprotein translocase subunit SecE, which yields MVDKIKIALALALLAAGIAGFYALSEQALVVRVLCVLGGFAAGVAIAWTSAPGARFVEFARESINEARKVVWPTRKETVQMTGMVFAFVVAIAIFLWLTDKSLEWVLYDLILGWK from the coding sequence ATGGTCGATAAGATCAAGATCGCGCTGGCGCTGGCCCTGCTTGCGGCCGGCATTGCCGGCTTCTATGCATTGTCGGAACAGGCGCTCGTGGTGCGTGTGCTGTGCGTGCTGGGCGGTTTCGCCGCCGGTGTCGCAATTGCCTGGACGTCGGCGCCGGGGGCGCGCTTCGTCGAGTTCGCGCGCGAATCCATCAACGAAGCCCGCAAGGTCGTGTGGCCGACGCGCAAGGAAACCGTGCAGATGACCGGCATGGTGTTCGCGTTCGTGGTCGCCATCGCGATCTTCCTGTGGCTGACGGACAAGAGCCTGGAATGGGTGCTGTACGACCTGATTCTGGGATGGAAGTGA
- a CDS encoding class I SAM-dependent methyltransferase, producing MQAAAWAGVFAVAQIVALPGAIAIVGAQAALAAALAWRMHRERWWIVLHALFSPLGALALGSGVDPRWWLAALVATMLLYWGTPGTRVPLYLSGRAAVDAVDGLLRSRGARSLLDIGCGIGSVLAPLARRHPQVRITGIEAAPLPWLIGWLRTRTAGNARVLRGDFFAAHWRDHDLVYAFLSPHPMAAVWDKARREMRPGSLLVSKDFAVPQAKPTDTVTLADGARLYLYEPAGPAPTRTD from the coding sequence GTGCAGGCAGCCGCCTGGGCCGGAGTATTCGCCGTCGCGCAAATCGTCGCCCTTCCCGGGGCCATCGCGATCGTCGGCGCGCAGGCGGCACTGGCGGCTGCACTGGCCTGGCGGATGCATCGCGAACGCTGGTGGATCGTCCTGCACGCGCTGTTCTCGCCGCTGGGCGCGCTCGCACTGGGCAGCGGCGTCGATCCGCGCTGGTGGCTCGCGGCCCTCGTCGCGACCATGCTTCTGTACTGGGGAACGCCGGGCACACGCGTACCGCTTTATCTTTCCGGCCGCGCTGCCGTAGACGCGGTGGACGGCCTGCTGCGCTCGCGTGGCGCGCGCAGCCTGCTCGACATCGGCTGCGGCATCGGGAGCGTGCTGGCACCGCTCGCGCGACGCCATCCGCAGGTGCGCATCACCGGCATCGAGGCCGCGCCGCTGCCATGGCTGATCGGCTGGTTGCGCACGCGAACGGCCGGCAACGCGCGCGTGCTGCGCGGCGACTTTTTCGCCGCGCACTGGCGCGACCACGATCTGGTGTACGCCTTTCTGTCGCCCCATCCGATGGCGGCGGTCTGGGACAAGGCGCGACGCGAGATGCGCCCCGGCTCGCTGCTGGTGAGCAAGGACTTCGCGGTACCGCAGGCAAAGCCGACCGATACCGTCACGCTCGCCGACGGCGCGCGGCTGTACCTGTACGAGCCGGCGGGGCCGGCGCCGACGCGAACCGATTAA
- the rplJ gene encoding 50S ribosomal protein L10 — MGLNLDDKKAVVAEVSAELANAQVVIVAEYRGLEVGQITELRAKARESGVYLRVLKNTLVRRAVEGTPFEGLNEQMVGPLIYGIAADPVSPAKVLQEFAKANDKLVIKGGAMPNYVMDAAGVKALASMPSREELLSKLLGTMQAPVAKFVQTLNEVPSKFVRTVAALRDSKETA; from the coding sequence TTGGGTCTCAATCTTGATGACAAGAAGGCAGTCGTCGCCGAAGTGTCCGCGGAACTCGCGAACGCCCAGGTCGTGATTGTCGCTGAGTACCGTGGTCTCGAAGTTGGGCAGATCACCGAGCTGCGTGCCAAGGCGCGCGAGTCGGGCGTCTACCTGCGCGTCCTGAAGAACACGCTTGTTCGTCGTGCCGTCGAAGGTACGCCGTTCGAAGGCTTGAACGAGCAGATGGTCGGTCCGCTGATCTACGGCATCGCCGCGGATCCGGTGTCGCCGGCCAAGGTGCTGCAGGAGTTCGCCAAAGCCAACGACAAGCTGGTGATCAAGGGCGGCGCGATGCCCAATTACGTCATGGACGCCGCTGGCGTCAAGGCGTTGGCCTCGATGCCGAGCCGCGAGGAGCTTCTGTCGAAGCTGCTCGGGACGATGCAGGCGCCGGTGGCGAAATTCGTTCAGACCCTCAACGAGGTTCCGTCGAAGTTCGTGCGCACCGTCGCCGCATTGCGCGATTCCAAAGAGACTGCGTAA
- the tuf gene encoding elongation factor Tu, with protein sequence MAKGKFERTKPHVNVGTIGHVDHGKTTLTAAITTVLTKKWGGEAKDYASIDSAPEEKARGITINTSHVEYETESRHYAHVDCPGHADYVKNMITGAAQMDGAILVCSAADGPMPQTREHILLARQVGVPYIIVFLNKCDMVDDEELLELVEMEVRELLSKYDFPGDDIPIIKGSALKALEGDESPIGVPAIYELAAALDSYIPTPERAVDRPFLMPIEDVFSISGRGTVVTGRVERGIIKVGEEIEIVGIKATQKTTCTGVEMFRKLLDQGQAGDNVGVLLRGTKREEVERGQVLCKPGSITPHTHFTGEIYVLSKEEGGRHTPFFANYRPQFYFRTTDVTGAITLPEGTEMVMPGDNVSITVKLIAPIAMEEGLRFAIREGGRTVGAGVVAKIIE encoded by the coding sequence ATGGCTAAAGGCAAGTTTGAACGGACGAAGCCGCACGTGAACGTAGGCACGATTGGCCACGTTGACCACGGCAAGACGACGCTGACGGCGGCGATCACGACGGTGCTGACGAAGAAGTGGGGCGGCGAGGCCAAGGACTACGCGTCGATCGACAGCGCGCCGGAAGAGAAGGCGCGCGGCATCACGATCAACACCTCGCACGTGGAGTACGAGACGGAGTCGCGCCACTACGCGCACGTCGACTGCCCGGGTCACGCTGACTACGTGAAGAACATGATTACCGGTGCGGCGCAGATGGACGGAGCGATTCTGGTGTGCTCGGCCGCGGACGGCCCGATGCCGCAGACGCGCGAGCACATCCTGCTGGCCCGCCAGGTCGGTGTTCCGTACATCATCGTGTTCCTGAACAAGTGCGACATGGTCGACGACGAGGAGCTGCTCGAGCTCGTCGAGATGGAAGTTCGCGAGCTGCTGTCCAAGTACGACTTCCCGGGTGACGACATTCCCATCATCAAGGGTTCGGCGCTCAAGGCGCTCGAGGGCGACGAGTCGCCGATCGGCGTGCCGGCCATCTACGAGCTGGCCGCAGCACTCGACAGCTACATTCCGACGCCCGAGCGCGCGGTCGATCGTCCGTTCCTGATGCCGATCGAAGACGTGTTCTCGATCTCGGGTCGCGGCACGGTGGTGACCGGTCGTGTGGAGCGCGGCATCATCAAGGTCGGCGAAGAGATCGAGATCGTCGGTATCAAGGCCACGCAGAAGACCACCTGCACGGGCGTGGAGATGTTCCGCAAGCTGCTCGACCAGGGTCAGGCCGGTGACAACGTGGGCGTGCTGCTGCGCGGCACCAAGCGCGAGGAAGTCGAGCGCGGTCAGGTGCTGTGCAAGCCGGGTTCGATCACGCCGCACACGCATTTCACGGGCGAGATCTACGTGCTGAGCAAGGAAGAGGGTGGTCGTCACACGCCGTTCTTCGCCAACTACCGTCCGCAGTTCTACTTCCGCACGACGGACGTGACCGGAGCGATCACGCTGCCCGAGGGCACCGAGATGGTGATGCCGGGTGACAACGTGTCGATCACGGTCAAGCTGATCGCGCCGATCGCGATGGAAGAGGGTCTGCGTTTCGCCATCCGCGAAGGCGGTCGTACCGTCGGCGCCGGCGTCGTGGCCAAGATCATCGAGTAA
- the nusG gene encoding transcription termination/antitermination protein NusG, translating into MSKRWYVVHAYSGFEKSVMRALIERIARSGMQDMFGQILVPVEEVVEMKGGQKSISERKFFPGYVLVEMEMNDDSWHLVKSTPKVTGFVGGTANKPAPISEKEVEKIMHQMQEGVEKPRPKVLWELGEVVRVKEGPFTDFHGSVEDVNYEKSKLRVSVTIFGRATPVELDFGQVEKT; encoded by the coding sequence ATGAGCAAGCGCTGGTACGTGGTGCACGCCTACTCCGGCTTCGAGAAGTCCGTGATGCGGGCGCTGATCGAGCGCATCGCCCGTTCGGGCATGCAGGACATGTTCGGGCAGATCCTGGTGCCGGTCGAGGAGGTGGTCGAGATGAAGGGCGGCCAGAAGAGCATCTCCGAGCGCAAGTTCTTCCCCGGCTACGTGCTCGTCGAGATGGAGATGAACGACGACTCCTGGCATCTGGTCAAGTCCACCCCGAAAGTGACTGGCTTCGTCGGCGGTACCGCCAACAAGCCCGCGCCGATCTCCGAGAAGGAGGTCGAGAAGATCATGCACCAGATGCAGGAGGGCGTGGAGAAGCCGCGCCCCAAGGTGTTGTGGGAACTCGGCGAGGTTGTGCGGGTCAAGGAAGGTCCCTTCACGGACTTCCATGGCAGCGTCGAGGACGTCAATTACGAGAAGAGCAAGCTGCGCGTGTCGGTGACCATCTTCGGTCGCGCGACCCCGGTGGAACTGGATTTCGGTCAGGTCGAGAAGACCTGA
- a CDS encoding response regulator transcription factor: MTRVLIVEDHALVREAMAQTLGRIESGLECVEARGSEEALVLLAESPDWDLAIIDLMLPDLSGFSLLGVLAKRYPDMPTIVVSALDDQATLRRAMKVGASGFVSKSSSGDELRHAVRTVLDGGVFFTPQDGPGEEVARGRGSRAQESRYRLTAAQTRVAELLGQGKTNREIADALGLSEGTVKVHMSAIFRAMNVRNRSQALVALSRSGARA; encoded by the coding sequence GTGACCAGGGTACTGATCGTCGAGGATCACGCGCTCGTGCGCGAGGCGATGGCGCAGACCCTCGGGCGCATCGAGTCCGGGCTGGAGTGTGTCGAGGCGCGCGGCTCCGAGGAGGCGCTCGTGCTGCTCGCGGAGAGTCCGGACTGGGATCTGGCGATCATCGACCTGATGCTGCCCGACCTGTCCGGCTTCTCGCTGCTGGGCGTGCTCGCCAAGCGCTATCCGGACATGCCCACCATCGTCGTCTCCGCGCTCGACGATCAGGCCACGCTGCGCCGCGCGATGAAGGTCGGCGCCTCCGGTTTCGTGTCCAAGAGCAGTTCGGGGGACGAGCTGCGTCATGCGGTGCGTACCGTGCTCGATGGCGGGGTGTTCTTCACGCCGCAGGACGGGCCGGGCGAGGAAGTGGCGCGTGGACGCGGCTCGCGCGCGCAGGAGTCGCGCTATCGGCTCACGGCCGCGCAGACGCGTGTGGCCGAACTGCTCGGCCAGGGCAAGACCAATCGAGAGATCGCCGACGCGCTGGGCCTGTCCGAGGGTACGGTGAAGGTGCACATGTCGGCGATCTTCCGCGCCATGAACGTGCGCAATCGCTCGCAGGCGCTGGTGGCGCTGTCCAGGAGCGGGGCGCGGGCCTGA
- the rplK gene encoding 50S ribosomal protein L11: protein MAKKIIGYIKLQVPAGKANPSPPIGPALGQRGLNIMEFCKAFNAKTQGMEPGLPIPVVITAFADKSFTFIMKTPPAAVLLKKAAGISKGSPRPHLDKVGSLTRAQVEEIAKTKEPDLTASDMDAAVRTIAGSARSMGITVEGV, encoded by the coding sequence ATGGCAAAGAAAATCATTGGCTACATCAAGCTGCAGGTGCCGGCCGGCAAGGCCAACCCCAGCCCCCCGATCGGCCCCGCGCTGGGTCAGCGCGGCCTGAACATCATGGAATTCTGCAAGGCGTTCAACGCCAAGACCCAGGGCATGGAGCCCGGTCTGCCGATTCCGGTGGTGATCACCGCGTTCGCCGACAAGAGCTTCACCTTCATCATGAAGACGCCGCCGGCGGCGGTGCTGCTGAAAAAGGCTGCCGGCATCAGCAAGGGTTCGCCGCGTCCGCACCTGGACAAGGTCGGTTCGCTGACCCGCGCCCAGGTCGAGGAAATCGCCAAGACCAAGGAGCCGGACCTGACCGCCTCCGACATGGATGCGGCGGTGCGTACGATTGCCGGTTCCGCCCGTTCCATGGGCATCACGGTCGAGGGGGTCTGA
- the rplL gene encoding 50S ribosomal protein L7/L12 has product MAVSKDDILEAIGNMSVLELSELIKQMEEKFGVSAAAASVAVAAPAAGGGDAAAAEEKTEFDVVLLAAGEKKVEAIKVVRAATGLGLKEAKDLVDGAPKAVKEGISKADADALVKQLEEAGAKVEIK; this is encoded by the coding sequence ATGGCTGTGTCCAAAGACGATATTCTGGAAGCGATTGGCAACATGTCCGTGCTTGAGCTCTCCGAGCTCATCAAGCAGATGGAAGAGAAGTTCGGCGTTTCGGCTGCTGCCGCGTCGGTTGCCGTGGCCGCTCCGGCCGCCGGTGGTGGTGATGCCGCCGCTGCCGAAGAGAAGACCGAATTCGACGTCGTGCTGCTGGCCGCCGGCGAGAAGAAGGTCGAGGCGATCAAGGTCGTGCGTGCCGCTACCGGCCTGGGCCTGAAGGAAGCCAAGGATCTGGTCGACGGCGCCCCGAAGGCGGTCAAGGAAGGCATTTCCAAGGCCGACGCCGACGCGCTGGTCAAGCAGCTCGAGGAAGCCGGCGCCAAGGTCGAGATCAAGTAA